The genomic DNA GGGCTTTCCCAGGTTATCAGTACAGTGTCACTTTTATGCCTTATGCGCGCAGCCTTGCGATGTTAGAGCAGCAGCAGGTCGATTTAGTGTTTGGTGCCTCGGAGGACGATTTTGATGACGCGCGCTGTGGTGTCTCCTTGGTGGAAGTAGACCGTTCAGACATGCTGACTTCCCAGCGCTTAGCCAGCGGTTTTCGCTCCTCGCTAGATTTAAACGGTAAGTATGTAGTATCGCGGATTGGTTATGATTGGCGTGATCAGCTTCCCGCTGGCACGCGTTATAAGGAGTACGCTAGCCTAGCGCAGATGATTAAATTACTTAGCGTTGGCCGAGTGGATGCGGTGCTAGAGTATCGAGATGAAATCGAACAGGCTTTGCTTAAACTTGGCGGTGATTATCAGCAGTTAGTTATTGTTGATAACGTGGTGGAATATGGCTCTACCTTTTGCTTTGCCGCAAATAAGCGGGGCGAGTATTTGCAGAAGCAATTTGATCGTGTGATGTTGCAGATGATAGAAAGTGGAGAGCTAAGGGCACTGATGCTTCAGACCCTAGGCAGTGATGAAGACTATCCATATTAAGTTTTAGCTGGGCTTTGACTGTGGCTCGCTTTGCTTTAGACTGCTCAGCCCAACTTATACCGCAAAGGCTAGATCAGGATGCAGGGTCACTTATCAAAAATGCGCGCCGAACTGGGCGAGCAAATCCAATACTACCTCCCCATAGGCGAACAAGAACTCCATCTTAACCCTTTGATAGGAAAATCTTTTTCTTTTGAGTTTACCGGTAAGATTAATTGCCGTAACTGCGGTAAAGCCAGTAAGAAAAGTTACTCCCAAGGTTATTGTTTTGTGTGCATGCGGAAGCTGGCTAGTTGCGATATGTGCATCATGAAGCCGGAAACATGCCATTACGACCAAGGAACTTGTCGCGAGCCTGAATGGGGTGATGAACATTGCATGATCCCGCACTTCGTCTATTTGGCCAATACCTCTGGCTTAAAAGTGGGCATTACTCGGCATACGCAAATTCCTACCCGTTGGATTGATCAAGGCGCCACTCAAGCTTTGCCAATATTAAAAGTGGCTACTCGCCAGCTTTCCGGTTTAGTGGAAGTGGAGTTGGCTAAGCTGATTGCCGATAAAACCAATTGGCGGGCGATGTTAAAAGGTGATGCGCTGGAATTGGATTTAGTGGCCGAGCGGGAACGTTTGTTACCAGAAATTGAGGCGGCTTTAGCGCAGCTAAAAGAGCGTTTTGGTGAGCATGCTATTGAACGCTTGCCAGAGCAAGAGGTGCTGGATTTACATTATCCGGTGAACTCATATCCCAGCAAAATCAGTAGCTTCAACCTAGATAAAAATCCTTTAGTGGAAGGCCAACTACAGGGAATCAAGGGTCAGTATTTAATCTTTAACAATGGTGTGATAAACATTCGTAAGTTCGGCTCTTATGAAGTGAAAGTATTAGAGTCATAGTAATGGCTGCAAAAGCAGGGTAACAGCTTAAGATGAACAGATCGACTTGGCACAAGGCGCTTACTTGGGTACTGATTGTATCAGTACTTTGGCTGGCTGCTATTTGGGCTGAGCACCAGCTTGAGCGCCTAGATCCCGGTCATGATGATCAGCACTGTCAGCTCTGCTTACAACTGCATAAATTAACTAGTGCTGTCGCCAGCAGCGTAGGGCTAATGGTGCCTTTAGTGCTGTTTGCCTTACTGGTGCTCTCTGCCAGTGCTTATCAATATCAAGTTCCAGCGCGAGCCCAAGCGCGCGCCCCGCCTGCATATAACTAATCGAGATACCGTTTTGAGCCAAGCCCCAAGCTTTATCTAAGCTTGCCGCTTAAGGCTGTTTATATTTAGTTATACATGGAACTTACAATGAAATTACGCGCAATTTTCTTAGGCTCTGTTGGCCTATTCTCGGGTGCGGTTAGCGCCCAATCTGCTCACCAACATGGTGTGGCAGAGTTATTTTTTGCTGCCAATGGCAGTGAGTTACAAATAGAGCTGCATACTCCAGCCGACAACTTACTTGGCTTTGAGCATGCTCCGGTTAATCAGCAGCAGCGGCAGACTTTGCAAGCGGCTCAACAGACAGTGCAGCAAATCGAGCAACTGTTTGTGTTTAATCAAGCAGAGTGTGAGTTAAGTAACTTAAGTCAAGACTGGGGTGAATTAGCCGATGGCGACCACCATCATGAAGCCGGGCACGAGCACGATGCAGAACATGAGCATGATGCCGGGCATGACCACGATGCAGAACATGACCACGATGCCGGGCACCAGCACGACGGCGAGCATGATCATGATGAAGGGCATCAGCATGCAGCCCATCAGGATATAAACTTGAATTACTTGTTTAGTTGTCAAGATGCCGAGCAATTAACTAGCATCGAGCTACTTTGGTTCAAGGCTTTCCCTAATCTACATAAGATTCGAGTTCAGGGCGTCAGCGAACGTGGCCAAGTGGCTGTCGATCTTGGTCCCAATAATAATCAGGTGAAACTCTAAGATGTCTCAAGCTACTTCTCTACTGGCTTTAGATGAAGTGGTGTTTGCGTGGCCGGGTGAATCTCACCCGGCCATTCATATCCCCCACCTTAGCATCAAGGCAGCCAGCCATACCTTCATTCACGGCCCCAGTGGCTGTGGTAAATCTACTCTGCTGAGTCTGATTGCCGGGGTAATCAGTGCTCAGCAAGGGCGTATTAGCTTTATGGGGCAGGATTGTGCTGCACTATCGGCGGCCCAGCGTGACCAATTGCGGGCAGACCATATTGGCTATGTATTTCAGCAGTTTAATTTATTGCCTTATTTATCGGTGTTAGAAAATGTGGCCTTGGCCTGTCAGTTTTCTAAGTTGCGCAAACAGCGCGCTTTAAGTCGCTCAGCCAGCGTGCTGGAAGAGGCGCGGCGTTTGTTGGCTCATTTACAGCTACCCGATAAACAACTGCAACAGCCTGTGGGAAGACTCAGCATCGGCCAACAACAGCGTGTCGCTGCGGCGCGGGCAATGATCGGTTCACCAGAGTTAATTATTGCCGACGAACCCACTTCGGCGCTGGATAAAACCAACCGAGAACATTTTATGAACCTGCTAATGGCCGAGCTAAAGCACTGTGACAGCAGTTTATTACTGGTGAGTCACGATCAAGATTTGGCGCAGCGTTTTCAGCAGGTGGTGGATCTTCCGGCGTTAAATTTGGGAGGTGCTCATGAGCCTGCTTAATCTAGCTTGGCATAGCCTTTGGGCACGGCGCGGTACGGCCTTATTAAGCCTGCTAACCATTGCCTTAAGCGTGGCTTTATTACTGGGAGTGGAGAATCTACGTACTCAGGCTAAGTCGAGTTTTGCTTCCACTATCTCTGGCACTGATTTGATCGTAGGCGCGCGTAGTGGCCCCACTCAGTTGTTATTGTATTCGGTGTTTCGCATCGGCAATGCAACCAATAATATTTCTTGGGATAGTTACCAGCAAATCACTCAGCAGCCAACGGTAAAATGGGCCATTCCTATCTCTTTAGGTGACTCGCACCGCGGTTATCGAGTAATGGGCACCACTAACAGTTTCTTTGAGCATTACCAATATGCCAATAAGCAGCCGCTGCGCTTTGCTCAAGGTCGGGCTTTAGAAAATACCTATGACGTGGTTTTGGGGGCTGAAGTTGCCCGTAAACTGCAGTATCACTTAGGTGACAAGATAGTGGTGGCTCATGGTTTAGCGGCGGTGAGCTTTGTTAATCATGAGCATTACCCTTTTGTGGTGAGTGGCATTTTGCAGCCCACCGGCACGCCGGTAGATCGCAGTGTGATCACCTCTCTAGCCGGCATTGAAGCGATCCATTTACCACCTCAGCAGCAAGCTTATAGCGAGCAGCAGCTAACTCCGAGCAGCATTACGGCGATGATGCTGGGTACTCAGTCTAAGTTGCAAATTTTTAGCCTTCAGCGACAAATCAATGAATATAAAGGCGAAGCCTTGCTGGCGATTTTGCCTGGGGTAGCCCTGCAAGAGTTATGGGGTATTTTAAGTATTGCCGAAAGCGCCTTGTTAGCGGTATCAATTTGTGTGGTGATCACTGGTTTGATGAGTATGTTAAGTACTTTGATGGTGAGCTTAAAAGAGCGCCGTAGGGAGATGGCCATATTACGTTCGGTGGGCGCGAAACCGCGACACATTTTTGGTTTACTGTTGCTAGAAGCACTGCTGCTAAGCGTGTTGGGGGCCTTGTTGGGCCTACTGAGTATGTATCTCATTTTAGCCGCAGCGAAGCCCCTATTATTGAGTCAATTTGGCTTTTACTTGGTACTTACTTGGCCCAGCCTACAACAGCTGTACCTGTTATTAGCTGTGGTGATAGTGGGCTTTATTGCTGGAGTGCTGCCGGCATGGCGAGCTTATCGCTATTCTTTAAGTGACGGCATGAGCATTAGAATTTAGGAATAATACAGATGAAGTTAACGCATTACCTATTGCTGTTGTTGCTAGTGAGCCTGCGCTCATTTGCCGACGGTATCGACATTTGGGAGCAGTTGCTACCCGAAAATGAACGACAAATGGCCATGCCTGAGATCAATCATGATGCGCCCTTAGGAGAGGCTAGCCAGCAAAACCTTAACGTGAGTGTGAATCCAGAATTAGACGGTCAGTCTTTGCGGATCCCCGGTTTTGTGGTGCCTTTAGACAGCGAAGGGGAAGTGGTGAAGGAGTTTTTGTTGGTGCCCTATTTTGGCGCTTGTTTGCATTATCCGCCACCGCCGCCCAATCAAATTGTTTATGTGCGTTACAGTCAGGGTTTACAACTGGAAGACTTGTGGCAGCCGGTGTGGGTAGAAGGCACCATTCATACTCAAATCCAAACAGTAGAAGGTGTGGCAACGGCGGGCTATTCAATTAATGAAGCGAAGTCCATCGTTCTATACACCGACTAATCGAGCACAATACTTAGGGCGATGTATGGCACTAAGTAAAACGCGATAATCGCTGTTTTATAGAGTGCTAGCCCTAAGTAGTGAAAGCGGTCGAACTTTTCTTCGCTTAACTTAAACCACCTGGCGTGCAGTTTATAAGTCCAGTCATGGGCAAGGGTTAAAAATGCGAACCAGTATAA from Agarivorans gilvus includes the following:
- a CDS encoding substrate-binding periplasmic protein — translated: MIATQEWSNYANKDGSGYYFSLLERAFPGYQYSVTFMPYARSLAMLEQQQVDLVFGASEDDFDDARCGVSLVEVDRSDMLTSQRLASGFRSSLDLNGKYVVSRIGYDWRDQLPAGTRYKEYASLAQMIKLLSVGRVDAVLEYRDEIEQALLKLGGDYQQLVIVDNVVEYGSTFCFAANKRGEYLQKQFDRVMLQMIESGELRALMLQTLGSDEDYPY
- a CDS encoding DUF2797 domain-containing protein translates to MQGHLSKMRAELGEQIQYYLPIGEQELHLNPLIGKSFSFEFTGKINCRNCGKASKKSYSQGYCFVCMRKLASCDMCIMKPETCHYDQGTCREPEWGDEHCMIPHFVYLANTSGLKVGITRHTQIPTRWIDQGATQALPILKVATRQLSGLVEVELAKLIADKTNWRAMLKGDALELDLVAERERLLPEIEAALAQLKERFGEHAIERLPEQEVLDLHYPVNSYPSKISSFNLDKNPLVEGQLQGIKGQYLIFNNGVINIRKFGSYEVKVLES
- a CDS encoding DUF2796 domain-containing protein, whose protein sequence is MKLRAIFLGSVGLFSGAVSAQSAHQHGVAELFFAANGSELQIELHTPADNLLGFEHAPVNQQQRQTLQAAQQTVQQIEQLFVFNQAECELSNLSQDWGELADGDHHHEAGHEHDAEHEHDAGHDHDAEHDHDAGHQHDGEHDHDEGHQHAAHQDINLNYLFSCQDAEQLTSIELLWFKAFPNLHKIRVQGVSERGQVAVDLGPNNNQVKL
- a CDS encoding ABC transporter ATP-binding protein, whose product is MSQATSLLALDEVVFAWPGESHPAIHIPHLSIKAASHTFIHGPSGCGKSTLLSLIAGVISAQQGRISFMGQDCAALSAAQRDQLRADHIGYVFQQFNLLPYLSVLENVALACQFSKLRKQRALSRSASVLEEARRLLAHLQLPDKQLQQPVGRLSIGQQQRVAAARAMIGSPELIIADEPTSALDKTNREHFMNLLMAELKHCDSSLLLVSHDQDLAQRFQQVVDLPALNLGGAHEPA
- a CDS encoding ABC transporter permease, whose amino-acid sequence is MSLLNLAWHSLWARRGTALLSLLTIALSVALLLGVENLRTQAKSSFASTISGTDLIVGARSGPTQLLLYSVFRIGNATNNISWDSYQQITQQPTVKWAIPISLGDSHRGYRVMGTTNSFFEHYQYANKQPLRFAQGRALENTYDVVLGAEVARKLQYHLGDKIVVAHGLAAVSFVNHEHYPFVVSGILQPTGTPVDRSVITSLAGIEAIHLPPQQQAYSEQQLTPSSITAMMLGTQSKLQIFSLQRQINEYKGEALLAILPGVALQELWGILSIAESALLAVSICVVITGLMSMLSTLMVSLKERRREMAILRSVGAKPRHIFGLLLLEALLLSVLGALLGLLSMYLILAAAKPLLLSQFGFYLVLTWPSLQQLYLLLAVVIVGFIAGVLPAWRAYRYSLSDGMSIRI
- a CDS encoding DUF3299 domain-containing protein yields the protein MKLTHYLLLLLLVSLRSFADGIDIWEQLLPENERQMAMPEINHDAPLGEASQQNLNVSVNPELDGQSLRIPGFVVPLDSEGEVVKEFLLVPYFGACLHYPPPPPNQIVYVRYSQGLQLEDLWQPVWVEGTIHTQIQTVEGVATAGYSINEAKSIVLYTD
- a CDS encoding DUF6868 family protein yields the protein MELELIRSALGWGALINIAVLLYWFAFLTLAHDWTYKLHARWFKLSEEKFDRFHYLGLALYKTAIIAFYLVPYIALSIVLD